In Marinobacter sp. M3C, the genomic stretch AACCAGCGGCTATCAACACCGGCTTGGATTTTCGCAGATGCAGCTTTTCTTCCATCATGACGAAAATATAGGCAATCACAAACAGCAGGATGGCAATGTAGCCCACCGGATGGTTGGTCAAGTCCATGGTCTCGGCCGGTGCGGCCAAGGCAGAACCACTAAAAGCAAATAGGGTAAAAAATACACTGAGAAGGAATACCGGCCAGCGCCGGGCAGCCACAGCTAGGGAGAGTGACATTGAGAGTGACATTAATAGGCACCTGAACGTGTTCTTGGGTTTTGGTAATTTAGAGTGCACTCTAAGAGTGGGCTCTATTAGAGCGCAAAGCGGTTGCAAAGAGCTTGACTGATGTCGTTTAAAGCCGCTTTTTCGTTAACTACCATTGGTTTTCATAGTGAAGATTTCGACAATTTACACTCGGCGCCGTACCGCTATCTGCGGTAACGGCGCCGAGCTTGTCCTCAGAGCTCGGGCAGATCCGTCACTGCACCGGTCGACGCCGAACTTACGGTGCGCGCGTACTTGGCTAGCACACCGCGGGTGTAGCGCGGTTGCGGTTGCTGCCAAGCTTCACGGCGGCGTTGCAGTTCGTCATCACTGACGCTCAGCTCAATACTGTCGGCCACAGCGTCAATTACGATTTCGTCGCCGTCTTGCACCAGGGCAATAGGGCCGCCATCAAACGCTTCCGGAGTAACGTGGCCTACTACGAAGCCGTGGCTACCACCGGAGAAACGACCGTCGGTTATCAAGGCCACATCGCTGCCCAGCCCACGGCCCATAATCGCCGAGGTGGGTGACAGCATTTCGCGCATGCCAGGGCCGCCGCGTGGGCCTTCGTAGCGGATCACCAGCACATCGCCAGCCACCACGGTGCCATCCAGAATTCGCGCCTGGGCTTCTTCTTCCGAACCAAACACCCGTGCCCGACCTTTAAAGTGGGTGCCTTCTTTACCGGTAATTTTTGCCACGGAGCCTTCCGGCGCCAGATTACCAAACAAAATGCGCAGATGGCTTTCCGCTTTGATCGGCTGATCCAGAGGCATGATGATTTTCTGGCCGTCGGCGTAGGGTTCTACTGTGGCCAGGTTTTCCGCTAGGGTTTTGCCGGTTACCGTCAGACAGTCGCCGTGCAACATGCCGGCATCTAGCAGCATTTTCATCAGCGGCTGAATGCCGCCAATGGCCACCAATTCACTCATCATGTAGTGGCCGCTGGGGCGCAGGTCTGCCAGCAATGGAACCTTTTTACCGATACGGGTGAAATCATCCAGAGTCAGCTTTACACCCACCGTGTGGGCCATGCCAATCAGGTGCAGTACAGCGTTGGTGGAACCACCCAGAGTGATGATCACAGTGATAGCGTTTTCAAAGGCGGGTTGGGTCATGATGTCGGAGGGTTTGATATCCCGATCCAGCAGATTCATGACCGCGGCGCCGGCGGCTTCGCAGTCGGCTTTTTTGTCATTCGACACTGCGTTCTGCGCCGAGCTGCCGGGCAGGCTCATACCCAGTGCTTCTATGGCCGACGCCATGGTGTTGGCGGTGTACATGCCGCCACAGGAACCGGGGCCGGGAATAGCGGTTTCTTCAATCTGCTTCACTTCAATCAGCGACAGTTCGCCCTTGGCATGGGCGCCCACCGCTTCGAACACGGAAATAATGTCGGTGTGGCCTTCGCCGGGCAAAATAGTTCCGCCGTAAACAAACACGCTGGGCCGGTTAAGCCGCGCCAGACCCATGATGCAGCCAGGCATGTTTTTGTCACAGCCGCCAATGGCTACCAGACCGTCAAAACCTTCACAACCGGCCACAGTTTCAATGGAGTCGGCGATGACTTCCCGCGACACCAGGGAATACTTCATGCCTTCGGTGCCGTTGGCAATGCCATCAGAAATAGTAATGGTGTTAAAAATAACGCCTTTGCCACCGGCCTGGTCTGCACCCTTACAAGCAATGTCGGCCAGTTCGTTGATGTGGCTGTTACACGGGGTGACCATGCTCCAGGTAGACGCAATGCCAATCTGCGGTTTACTGAAATCTTCGTCGTTAAAACCGACGGCCCTCAGCATGGAACGGCTGGCGGACTTAGCCACACCGTCTACAACCGGGGCGGAATAACGGCGGCGAGGGTCTTGGGGGGTATCACTCATGGCGCTGTGTCCTTGTTTTTGTCGTCCTGTCGTTGCGGGTGACGGGCGGCTTTAAGAGGGTTGGGCCGCAAGTTTACACCAGGACTCCACAGCGCTGAAATATTACCGCGGTTGACGGCACAGAATGGGTCACACTTTTATCACTCACATGCCGCTTGCGGCATCGTGCGCGGCGAGAGCTGAAAACAGCCGCGCCGCACATTGCGCCCGGTTAAAGGGCGCCTTAGCGAAACTGCTTTATAAACGCCTCAGACTCGGCAATGGACGCTTCCATATCGCGAATCAGGCTGTCTACATTTTGGCGAATCTGCCCAAGCTCGCCTTCCAAAGCGCCAATCGCCTGGGCGTTCAAATTGTGTTTCAGGAACAAAACCTGATCTTCAAACGCTTGCAGCACCGGGCCCATACGTTTTTCAACCTGACGCATACTGCTCATCAGACTGCTATAACGCTCGCGGGTTTCATCCAGCTGCCGCTCGCTGTTCTCGCGCAAAGCCGCGCTCTTATACAGCTTCAGCTCGTCTTCCCACTCATCAAACAAAGCCGCCGATACATTCTCAACCGATTCGATACGGTCACGAACCCGTTTTGCTGCGTTCTCGCTGTTGTTATAAGCGTCACTGATTGTGTCGTATTTTTTCTGCAAGCTGGTATTAGGCGTGTCTACCACGCTTTGAAACCGCTCCAATGATGAACGGAAGGTTTCACGGGCGTCGCTTTGGGCATCACGGGCTTCGCCAACCCTGTCCACCAGGATATCGCGTTTTTCTACGCCTATTTGTTCCATGGCGCTGTAGTACATGGAGCTGCAGCCGCTGAACAACACCAGCAGACACAATAGGCCGGTTACGCGGGTAAGTGCGGGAAAACGTTTTATGTGAGTAAACATGCTGTAAATAGGTCCTTTTGTCGCTGAATACATCGGTTAACGAGACGGTGTTTAACGGGCTGTTATACTCTTTATGAACTGTAGCCTAACCACCATGGTAAACGCGCCATCATAATGCTTGAGTTATCTACTATCCCACACTGCCCCTGCGACGGCCAGAAGACCTACGCCGAATGCTGTCAGCGCTACCACGAGGGCACCCCTGCGCCCACACACGAAGCGTTGATGCGCTCTCGTTTCAGTGGGTTTGCACTCAAACTTGGCGACTATGTGCGCGTCAGCTGGCATTACAGCACCCGGCCACCAACGCTGAATCTGGACGACGCGCCAGACTGGGCGGCTCTGCGTATTTTGAGCAGCAGTCAAACGGGCGAAACCGGTAAGGTACACTTTCAGGCCATTTACCGGCTGCATCCGGGCTGGGGTTATTTACAGGAACACTCGCAGTTTGTGCGGGAAAATGGCCGCTGGTATTACCTGCAGGGCGAGCCCCACGAGGGCGTTCTGAAACCCGGTCGCAATGAGCCCTGCCCCTGTGGCAGCGGCAGGAAATTCAAGGCTTGTTGCCTTTAGTTTGAGTAATATTTACCAGGGTGATTACCACGCCGTCAACCACATTATGGCGCCGGAATAGTGAACCCTGAACGATTGAGAAAAGGAAATTTTTTGGTGTGCGGTAGCGACCGGACGGCAAAAAAACAGTGAGTATTTTTATCTCGTTTAATAATCTTGTTGCGTTAAAATTTCTCCATTTTGACCGAACTCGCTGTCAAGTGTTGGACAGCTCGGAACATACGATGTGATGATATAGACGCAGACATCATGAGCTTCGTTCGCCTGCGGTTATCCCGCGCTGACCTCATCATTAA encodes the following:
- the ilvD gene encoding dihydroxy-acid dehydratase; its protein translation is MSDTPQDPRRRYSAPVVDGVAKSASRSMLRAVGFNDEDFSKPQIGIASTWSMVTPCNSHINELADIACKGADQAGGKGVIFNTITISDGIANGTEGMKYSLVSREVIADSIETVAGCEGFDGLVAIGGCDKNMPGCIMGLARLNRPSVFVYGGTILPGEGHTDIISVFEAVGAHAKGELSLIEVKQIEETAIPGPGSCGGMYTANTMASAIEALGMSLPGSSAQNAVSNDKKADCEAAGAAVMNLLDRDIKPSDIMTQPAFENAITVIITLGGSTNAVLHLIGMAHTVGVKLTLDDFTRIGKKVPLLADLRPSGHYMMSELVAIGGIQPLMKMLLDAGMLHGDCLTVTGKTLAENLATVEPYADGQKIIMPLDQPIKAESHLRILFGNLAPEGSVAKITGKEGTHFKGRARVFGSEEEAQARILDGTVVAGDVLVIRYEGPRGGPGMREMLSPTSAIMGRGLGSDVALITDGRFSGGSHGFVVGHVTPEAFDGGPIALVQDGDEIVIDAVADSIELSVSDDELQRRREAWQQPQPRYTRGVLAKYARTVSSASTGAVTDLPEL
- a CDS encoding DUF2959 domain-containing protein, which codes for MFTHIKRFPALTRVTGLLCLLVLFSGCSSMYYSAMEQIGVEKRDILVDRVGEARDAQSDARETFRSSLERFQSVVDTPNTSLQKKYDTISDAYNNSENAAKRVRDRIESVENVSAALFDEWEDELKLYKSAALRENSERQLDETRERYSSLMSSMRQVEKRMGPVLQAFEDQVLFLKHNLNAQAIGALEGELGQIRQNVDSLIRDMEASIAESEAFIKQFR
- a CDS encoding YchJ family metal-binding protein, translated to MLELSTIPHCPCDGQKTYAECCQRYHEGTPAPTHEALMRSRFSGFALKLGDYVRVSWHYSTRPPTLNLDDAPDWAALRILSSSQTGETGKVHFQAIYRLHPGWGYLQEHSQFVRENGRWYYLQGEPHEGVLKPGRNEPCPCGSGRKFKACCL